In a single window of the Alosa sapidissima isolate fAloSap1 chromosome 18, fAloSap1.pri, whole genome shotgun sequence genome:
- the LOC121689354 gene encoding uncharacterized protein LOC121689354, which translates to MGKHIKVSTFSGDMTDYYRWKAEWEELEQLGNPQRTAGVTRFHLLASLSDRVKKDLVLSSCASANEMFRRLDNRFGNKAKIVLKISEEVQGLPPVKGDNPRKAIELIQAVERALSNLVILGEEEVIKNRWVAQSLESKLPSSLKEKWITHKTKPVNSFAPHKHFDCLLRFLKKQEAILEELDQLEASPREGSSSVKGPADKPERGVKKAFSKATSGQRESPQSKPRLGPCTACADETHTGRLFACKVFREMNLQKRKAHLKTHGICNRCLCFHLKDGRCNPKFLCSKMDCRKEKPHHYLLCPKSIAQEKDAGHEVQGTKRMERKGLGLTSKQEELLAKVTPELRAEFRKAFSNKASTTICTAGGGLKEYPVIMMLLEVTTNSGQLIGTLIDLASDTNYITNNAAQRLGLIGESIKLIVHGIGGMTTTVTTKRYSRRLRVKTIKGTVMEHKLLCYDLESIAEISQPVTPQQLQKIFPDIAAEELVRPENIDLLISHSGSCKCNNRRAVEATFRNTEARLAREPVWKAAYGEQILEMVSRGAAIELTKEEIEGWNGPIWYISHLVAPNPHSSSMPVRIVWNSSQEFKGLSLNNLLHKGPDVLNPIRGVLLRFRSRLFAALGDVKKMYNSVWLKDEEVHLHRFLWRDNPEDEICVFAVVRVNIGDKPAGCIAQVDMRETANLPQFSSMVEERRILTEDCYVDNVLTSHDDFQTLVRMTEGVEEILKAGGFSLKPWVLTGQSGRSEKPTDPSNVRSTEPKTLILPNQMRDEENKALGLGYEPESDKLRVLTSVNFSRRRGKMRTGLDLREDEIRGSTPDPLTRRTLLSQIAGFYDPIGLASPAKQRGVMLIRESFQEAGRDHLSKDTWDEPLSSRFREAAIKLFEQKKRAKMCQQVMSDLPQERTKRASPFEYATLNLFGPFEVKDAVKRRTSKKVWGIVFCCMASRAVHADLTDDQ; encoded by the exons ATGGGAAAGCACATTAAAGTGTCCACATTCTCGGGAGACATGACCGACTACTATCGGTGGAAGGCTGAGTGGGAAGAACTGGAACAGCTGGGGAACCCACAGAGGACGGCTGGTGTTACAAGGTTCCACCTCTTAGCAAGTCTCAGCGACAGGGTGAAGAAAGACTTGGTTCTGTCCAGCTGTGCGTCGGCAAATGAAATGTTCAGGCGCCTCGACAACCGTTTTGGGAACAAGGCGAAAATCGTTCTGAAGATATCGGAAGAGGTTCAGGGCCTACCCCCCGTAAAGGGAGATAACCCTAGAAAAGCGATTGAGCTGATCCAAGCAGTGGAGCGGGCCCTTAGTAACCTTGTGATCCTGGGAGAAGAGGAGGTCATAAAGAACCGGTGGGTAGCACAGTCCCTTGAAAGCAAGCTACCAAGCTCTCTGAAGGAGAAATGGATTACGCACAAGACCAAGCCTGTGAACAGTTTTGCTCCACATAAACACTTTGACTGCTTACTGCGTTTCCTGAAGAAGCAGGAGGCAATCCTGGAAGAGCTGGATCAGCTGGAGGCGAGCCCAAGAGAGGGAAGCTCCTCAGTGAAAGGCCCAGCAGATAAGCCAGAAAGAGGAGTCAAGAAAGCGTTCTCCAAAGCTACCTCAGGCCAAAGAGAGTCGCCTCAGTCGAAGCCACGCTTGGGCCCGTGCACTGCCTGTGCTGATGAGACACACACTGGCAGGCTGTTTGCTTGCAAGGTCTTCAGGGAAATGAATCTCCAGAAGAGAAAGGCCCATCTGAAGACCCATGGAATATGCAATCGGTGCCTGTGCTTCCACCTGAAGGATGGCCGTTGCAACCCAAAGTTCCTCTGCAGTAAAATGGACTGCCGCAAAGAAAAGCCTCACCACTATCTGCTCTGCCCCAAGTCCATCGCTCAAGAGAAAGATGCTGGCCACGAGGTGCAAGGTACCAAAAGGATGGAGAGAAAAGGCCTTGGGCTGACCAGCAAGCAAGAAGAGCTTCTGGCGAAAGTCACTCCGGAACTAAGAGCAGAATTCAGAAAGGCATTTTCCAACAAGGCCTCAACCACAATCTGCACTGCTGGAGGTGGACTGAAAGAGTACCCAGTTATAATGATGTTACTGGAAGTGACTACTAACTCAGGCCAGCTGATAGGCACTCTTATTGACCTTGCCTCTGACACCAACTACATAACAAACAACGCTGCCCAGCGCCTTGGACTGATTGGTGAGAGCATCAAATTAATTGTCCACGGAATAGGAGGAATGACAACGACGGTCACAACAAAGAGGTATTCCCGGCGACTAAGAGTGAAGACCATCAAGGGGACTGTAATGGAACACAAACTACTCTGCTACGACCTGGAGAGTATTGCAGAGATAAGTCAGCCTGTCACTCCGCAACAACTGCAAAAAATCTTTCCTGACATTGCTGCAGAAGAACTGGTCCGCCCTGAGAACATCGATCTTCTGATCAGCCACAGCGGGAGCTGCAAGTGCA ATAACCGCCGAGCAGTGGAAGCAACCTTCCGGAACACCGAGGCTCGGCTGGCAAGGGAACCTGTGTGGAAAGCGGCATATGGAGAGCAGATCCTTGAGATGGTATCAAGAGGAGCAGCCATCGAGCTCACAAAGGAAGAGATTGAAGGGTGGAATGGCCCAATCTGGTACATCAGCCATTTGGTTGCCCCAAATCCTCATTCTAGCTCAATGCCAGTGAGGATAGTCTGGAACAGTAGCCAGGAGTTTAAAGGGTTGAGCCTGAACAACCTCCTGCACAAAGGCCCTGATGTCCTCAATCCAATCCGAGGTGTCCTGTTGAGATTCAGGAGCAGATTGTTTGCTGCTCTTGGCGATGTGAAGAAAATGTATAATTCTGTGTGGCTGAAGGACGAGGAGGTCCATCTCCATCGATTCCTCTGGAGAGATAACCCCGAAGATGAAATTTGTGTGTTTGCCGTTGTCAGGGTCAACATTGGTGACAAGCCTGCTGGATGCATCGCTCAGGTTGACATGAGAGAAACGGCAAACCTGCCCCAGTTTTCGTCTATGGTTGAAGAGCGCCGGATCCTGACAGAGGACTGCTATGTGGACAATGTCCTAACATCGCATGATGATTTCCAAACTCTGGTTAGGATGACCGAAGGAGTGGAAGAAATCCTAAAAGCAGGTGGCTTTTCCCTCAAGCCCTGGGTCCTGACGGGTCAAAGTGGAAGGAGTGAGAAGCCCACTGACCCCAGCAATGTCAGGTCAACAGAGCCCAAGACCCTGATACTCCCCAACCAGATGCGGGATGAGGAGAATAAGGCATTGGGATTGGGATATGAACCCGAATCTGACAAACTCCGTGTGCTGACATCGGTGAACTTCTCAAGGAGGCGAGGAAAGATGAGGACCGGTCTGGATCTACGAGAGGATGAGATCAGAGGCAGCACCCCCGACCCTCTTACCCGACGCACGCTGCTGAGTCAAATTGCAGGGTTCTATGACCCCATCGGCCTGGCCTCACCTGCCAAGCAACGAGGAGTGATGCTCATAAGAGAGTCCTTTCAGGAAGCAGGAAGAGACCATCTTTCCAAGGACACCTGGGACGAACCTCTTTCGTCACGTTTTCGAGAAGCTGCAATAAAACTTTTTGAGCA AAAGAAACGAGCCAAGATGTGCCAGCAAGTAATGAGTGATCTCCCTCAAGAGCGTACCAAAAGAGCAAGCCCATTTGAATATGCAACCCTCAACCTTTTTGGCCCCTTCGAGGTGAAAGACGCTGTTAAAAGAAGGACCAGCAAGAAGGTCTGGGGCATTGTTTTCTGCTGTATGGCCTCGAGAGCTGTCCATGCTGACCTCACCGATGACCAGTAG